The Clostridia bacterium DNA segment TCGCATCACCTTTTTTAAAAGAAACTACTCTCTTTTTATTCATAATGTGTCTCTCCTTTGTCTCTGAAGGACATGAACCATCCGACTAGTGATTCAAATACACTAGTGTTCAAAGAATAGATGATTTGCTGTCCTTTTCGTTCATCCGACACCAAATCGGCCGTTTTTAGGATACTAAGATGCCTAGATATACTCGGTTGAGAAATTTCAAATTTAGAAGCAATTTCATTTACACTGAGATCG contains these protein-coding regions:
- a CDS encoding winged helix-turn-helix transcriptional regulator — translated: MVFNDSFKALADPTRRQILEMLKKGDLSVNEIASKFEISQPSISRHLSILKTADLVSDERKGQQIIYSLNTSVFESLVGWFMSFRDKGETHYE